From Vogesella sp. XCS3, the proteins below share one genomic window:
- a CDS encoding ABC transporter ATP-binding protein — protein MNSLHLDGVAVYQQQHCLLQALDLTLTPGEALTVLGESGSGKSLLAHAIMGTLPAGLRASGQLRQASQTWPLADAANRCALWGEQLAILPQEPATALDPTMRVLPQVAEGWRGAAGGAHAEARGQLARLGLQAAQRHYPHQLSGGMAQRVAFAAATLGGAGLLLADEPSKGLDSRACATLAQLLQQHLADGRCLLTITHDIALARTLGGQVLVMRGGEVVEHGPASQVLQQPQHPYTQQLLAAEPQAWPAIAHPVPGDWLLQGRSLAKAYGSLPLFRNVDIDIAAGERVALLADSGAGKSTLGNILLGLTRADHGSVRYRDGLPRTAWQKLYQDPVQAFAPHVTLHTALHDVLKHCGQPLASLETLLHRLRLSPGLLARKPSQVSGGELQRLALIRTLLLQPALLFADEPTSRLDPLTQQDTVHCLLDELARIGCALLLVTHDHALAGKASSRQLRL, from the coding sequence ATGAACAGCCTGCATCTGGACGGCGTGGCCGTCTACCAGCAACAACACTGCCTGCTGCAGGCGCTGGACCTCACCCTGACCCCGGGCGAGGCGCTGACCGTGCTGGGCGAAAGCGGCTCCGGCAAGTCGCTGCTGGCGCACGCCATCATGGGTACCCTGCCCGCCGGCCTGCGCGCCAGTGGCCAGCTGCGGCAGGCTAGCCAGACGTGGCCGCTGGCCGACGCGGCCAACCGCTGCGCGCTATGGGGCGAACAGCTGGCCATCCTGCCGCAAGAGCCCGCCACCGCACTGGACCCCACCATGCGGGTGCTGCCGCAGGTGGCGGAAGGCTGGCGCGGCGCGGCAGGCGGTGCCCACGCCGAAGCGCGCGGCCAACTAGCACGGCTGGGGCTGCAGGCAGCGCAGCGCCATTACCCCCACCAGCTGTCGGGTGGCATGGCGCAGCGGGTGGCGTTTGCCGCCGCCACGCTGGGCGGCGCCGGCTTGCTGCTGGCCGACGAACCCAGCAAAGGGCTGGACAGCCGCGCCTGCGCCACGCTGGCGCAGCTACTGCAACAGCATCTGGCCGACGGCCGCTGCCTGCTTACCATCACCCACGACATCGCGCTGGCGCGCACGCTGGGCGGCCAGGTGCTGGTAATGCGTGGCGGCGAGGTGGTGGAGCACGGCCCGGCCAGCCAGGTACTGCAGCAGCCGCAGCACCCGTACACACAGCAGCTGTTGGCCGCCGAGCCGCAAGCGTGGCCTGCCATCGCCCACCCGGTGCCGGGCGACTGGCTGCTGCAGGGGCGCAGCTTGGCCAAGGCCTACGGCAGCCTGCCGCTGTTCCGCAACGTGGACATCGATATTGCCGCCGGCGAGCGCGTGGCCCTGCTGGCCGACAGCGGTGCCGGCAAAAGCACGCTGGGCAACATCCTGCTGGGGCTGACCCGTGCCGACCACGGCAGCGTGCGCTACCGCGACGGCTTGCCGCGCACCGCGTGGCAAAAGCTGTACCAGGACCCGGTGCAGGCGTTTGCGCCGCACGTAACGCTGCACACCGCGCTGCACGACGTGCTGAAGCACTGCGGCCAACCTTTGGCCAGCCTGGAAACGCTGCTGCACCGGCTGCGCTTGTCGCCCGGCCTGCTGGCGCGCAAGCCATCGCAGGTGTCAGGCGGCGAGCTGCAACGGCTGGCGCTGATCCGCACCCTGCTGCTGCAGCCGGCGTTGCTGTTTGCCGACGAGCCTACCTCGCGGCTGGACCCGCTCACCCAGCAGGACACCGTGCACTGCCTGCTGGACGAGCTGGCGCGCATCGGCTGCGCGCTGCTGCTGGTCACCCACGACCACGCGCTGGCCGGCAAAGCCAGCAGCCGACAGCTACGGCTGTAA
- a CDS encoding ABC transporter permease: MTYLALLPWHRRLAWLLLGLIVLLAVAGPWLWPDPARQDLMQFLASPSLAEPLGRDQLGRSVMARVASATRLSLGLAALCVLSAALLGCLLGVLSAWRGGITDTVLRGVADGVLALPGLLIVLIFSAMAKGGFVTLYLGLALAQWVEYFRMTRARSRLVLASPHVEASRLLGFGPLYIVRRHLWPELAPMLLTMASFGMATAILALSTLGYVGVGLQPPAAELGLMMTEALPHYSEAPRLVLAPVAVLALTLAALVLLRPLEITR, translated from the coding sequence ATGACTTACCTTGCTTTATTACCCTGGCACCGCCGCCTGGCCTGGCTACTGCTGGGGCTGATCGTGCTGCTGGCGGTGGCCGGCCCCTGGCTGTGGCCGGACCCGGCACGCCAGGACCTGATGCAGTTTCTGGCCAGCCCCAGCCTGGCCGAGCCACTGGGCCGCGACCAGCTGGGCCGCAGCGTGATGGCGCGCGTGGCCAGCGCCACCCGGCTGTCGCTAGGGTTGGCCGCGCTGTGCGTGCTGAGCGCCGCACTGCTGGGCTGCCTGCTGGGCGTGCTGTCCGCCTGGCGCGGCGGCATCACCGATACCGTGCTGCGCGGCGTGGCCGATGGCGTGCTGGCGCTGCCGGGGCTGCTGATCGTGCTGATTTTTTCCGCCATGGCCAAGGGCGGCTTTGTCACCCTGTATCTGGGGCTGGCGCTGGCGCAATGGGTGGAGTACTTCCGCATGACACGGGCGCGCAGCCGGCTGGTACTGGCCAGCCCGCACGTGGAAGCCTCGCGCCTGCTGGGCTTTGGCCCGCTGTACATCGTGCGCCGCCACCTGTGGCCGGAGCTGGCGCCCATGCTGCTGACCATGGCCAGCTTCGGCATGGCCACCGCCATCCTGGCGCTGTCCACACTGGGCTACGTCGGCGTCGGCCTGCAGCCGCCGGCGGCCGAGCTGGGCCTGATGATGACCGAAGCGCTACCGCATTACAGCGAAGCGCCCCGCCTGGTATTGGCACCAGTAGCCGTGCTGGCGCTGACCCTGGCCGCACTGGTGCTGCTACGCCCGCTGGAGATAACACGATGA
- a CDS encoding ABC transporter permease encodes MAAITQHSLARVLGQRLVQALVVSLLVATLCFVLVQHLPGDMAFRIAAGRYGYDYVDAAAADAVRQELGLAQPAWQQFAHWLQQLAHGQLGQSLVTGGAVLEEIGHHLGATLQLAAASVALALGLGLPLGLASGLAPGGWADRLTLLASVALRALPPFVLGLLLMLGLSVQLGWVPAAGHGDSGNLLLPALTLGLGLCGLTARIVRDSVLAVVQSDYYRFALTKGLSPWRAFWRHGLRNIGVTVVAYAGVQLVLLIEGVVVVESLFAWPGIGHALVHAVFWRDVPMIQGCTLLLAWLFVLLNTLTDLLCLAIDPRGPAEP; translated from the coding sequence ATGGCCGCCATCACGCAACACAGCCTGGCCCGCGTGCTGGGCCAGCGGCTGGTACAGGCGCTGGTGGTGTCGCTGCTGGTGGCCACGCTGTGCTTTGTGCTGGTACAGCATCTGCCGGGTGACATGGCGTTCCGCATTGCTGCCGGCCGCTACGGCTACGACTACGTGGACGCCGCCGCCGCCGACGCCGTGCGGCAAGAGCTGGGGCTGGCGCAACCGGCGTGGCAGCAGTTTGCCCACTGGCTGCAACAGCTGGCGCACGGCCAGCTGGGGCAATCGCTGGTGACCGGCGGCGCGGTGCTGGAGGAAATCGGCCATCACCTGGGCGCCACGCTGCAGCTGGCCGCCGCCAGCGTGGCGCTGGCACTGGGGCTGGGCCTGCCGCTAGGGCTGGCCAGCGGCCTGGCACCCGGCGGCTGGGCCGACCGCCTGACCCTGCTGGCGAGCGTGGCACTGCGGGCGCTACCACCATTTGTGCTGGGCTTGCTGTTGATGCTGGGCCTGTCGGTACAGCTGGGCTGGGTGCCGGCCGCCGGCCACGGCGACAGCGGCAATCTGCTGCTACCGGCGCTGACGCTGGGCCTGGGCCTGTGCGGCCTCACCGCGCGCATCGTGCGCGACAGCGTGCTGGCAGTGGTGCAGTCCGACTACTACCGCTTTGCGCTCACCAAAGGCCTGTCGCCGTGGCGGGCGTTCTGGCGCCACGGCCTGCGCAATATCGGCGTCACCGTGGTGGCTTACGCCGGCGTGCAGCTGGTGCTGCTGATAGAAGGCGTGGTGGTGGTGGAAAGCCTGTTTGCCTGGCCCGGCATCGGCCACGCGCTGGTGCACGCCGTGTTCTGGCGCGATGTGCCGATGATCCAGGGCTGCACCCTGCTGCTGGCCTGGCTGTTCGTGCTGCTCAATACCCTTACCGACCTGTTATGCCTGGCCATCGACCCGCGTGGCCCGGCGGAGCCGTAA
- a CDS encoding ABC transporter substrate-binding protein, whose amino-acid sequence MHPLRSSLLAGSLLLAAGLCAQAKALNLIGPWEIHSLDPSSSSGILFTRLQVAETLVDADNAGTLKPGLASRWQASSDQLSWRFTLRDGARFHDGSAVSAANVVAALEKARKKPGMLENAPISAIRADGKDVVVVLSKPFAPLPAVFAHTHTQVLAPASYAADGSVKSIIGSGPYRISQLQQPQRVNVQAFAGWQGKKPAITEVGYQAIGRAESRTLMAESGQADIAFGLDPVSITRLQASPRVSIVSATLPRAIQIKFNAGHKWLNTPAMRLAISQSLNRQAIATALLRDPQMAATQLFPPSMKAWHQPGLPALAYQPEQARRSFAAQGWKPDADGQLVRNGEKLALTLRTYPDRPELPLIATALQEQLRQAGIAVQVKVGNSSEIPAGHKDGTLELALYARNYALVPDPLVTLLGDFTDDGADWGVMKWQHAVLSQQLAALGQGGLKPAQAAAARLKVATILQQELPVLPVAWYRQSAAVSKALRGVSLDPQERSYRLSDMSWGR is encoded by the coding sequence ATGCACCCTCTGCGATCCTCTCTGCTAGCCGGCAGCCTGCTGCTGGCCGCCGGCCTGTGCGCCCAGGCCAAAGCGCTGAACCTGATCGGCCCGTGGGAAATCCACAGCCTGGACCCGTCGTCCAGTAGCGGCATTCTGTTTACCCGCTTGCAGGTAGCCGAAACCCTGGTCGATGCCGATAACGCCGGCACGCTCAAGCCCGGCCTGGCCAGCCGCTGGCAAGCCAGCAGCGACCAGCTAAGCTGGCGCTTCACACTGCGCGACGGCGCGCGCTTTCACGACGGCAGCGCGGTAAGCGCGGCCAACGTGGTGGCGGCGCTGGAAAAAGCACGCAAAAAGCCCGGCATGCTGGAAAACGCCCCCATCAGCGCCATCCGTGCCGACGGCAAGGACGTGGTGGTGGTGCTGAGCAAACCGTTCGCCCCGCTGCCGGCGGTGTTTGCCCACACCCATACCCAGGTGCTGGCCCCGGCGTCGTACGCCGCCGACGGTAGCGTAAAAAGCATCATCGGCAGCGGCCCCTACCGCATCAGCCAGCTGCAGCAGCCGCAACGTGTGAATGTGCAGGCCTTTGCCGGCTGGCAGGGCAAGAAGCCGGCGATTACCGAGGTGGGCTACCAGGCCATCGGCCGCGCCGAAAGCCGCACCCTGATGGCAGAAAGCGGCCAGGCCGACATCGCCTTCGGCCTGGACCCGGTCAGCATTACGCGGCTGCAAGCCAGCCCGCGCGTCAGCATCGTGTCCGCCACCTTGCCACGCGCCATCCAGATCAAGTTCAACGCCGGCCACAAATGGCTGAACACCCCGGCCATGCGCCTGGCCATCAGCCAGAGCCTGAACCGCCAGGCCATTGCCACCGCGCTGCTGCGCGACCCGCAGATGGCGGCCACGCAGCTGTTCCCGCCCAGCATGAAAGCCTGGCACCAGCCTGGGCTGCCGGCGCTGGCCTACCAGCCAGAGCAAGCCCGCCGCAGCTTTGCCGCGCAGGGCTGGAAGCCGGACGCCGACGGCCAGCTGGTACGCAATGGCGAGAAGCTGGCGCTAACACTGCGCACCTACCCAGACCGCCCCGAGCTGCCGCTGATTGCCACCGCGCTGCAGGAACAGCTGCGCCAGGCCGGCATCGCCGTGCAGGTGAAGGTGGGCAACTCCAGCGAGATTCCGGCCGGCCACAAGGACGGCACACTGGAGCTGGCGCTGTACGCGCGCAACTACGCGCTAGTGCCGGACCCGCTGGTCACGCTGCTGGGTGACTTCACCGACGACGGCGCCGACTGGGGCGTGATGAAGTGGCAGCACGCCGTGCTGTCGCAACAGTTGGCCGCACTGGGCCAGGGCGGGCTGAAGCCGGCACAGGCCGCCGCTGCACGGCTGAAAGTGGCCACCATCCTGCAACAGGAGCTGCCGGTGCTGCCGGTAGCCTGGTACCGCCAGAGCGCGGCGGTGAGCAAGGCGCTGCGCGGCGTCAGCCTAGACCCGCAAGAACGCAGCTACCGCCTGAGCGACATGAGCTGGGGCCGCTAA
- a CDS encoding ABC transporter ATP-binding protein produces the protein MLQAQQLNVSLGRQAILHDVSFEARPGEVTALLGPNGSGKTTLLKTLAGLLPARGQLQWQGQALPLQRGGQLHAACGYLPQDCSTRSRLSVTEAVLLGQLGALGWRVSAEQRTAVQQQLAALGLGALAERRLCELSGGQRQMVFLAQVLLRQPGLLLLDEPISALDLQHQVQVMRSVREQTQARQLTTVVVLHDLNAALAYADRVLLLQHGRLLAAGPARDILTPAVLAPLFGVAIHQAHTTSGHSVLCPHSG, from the coding sequence ATGCTGCAGGCACAACAACTGAACGTCAGCCTGGGGCGCCAGGCCATCCTGCACGATGTGTCGTTCGAGGCACGGCCGGGCGAAGTCACCGCCCTGCTGGGCCCCAACGGCAGCGGCAAAACCACGCTGCTGAAAACGCTGGCCGGCCTGCTGCCGGCACGCGGCCAACTGCAATGGCAGGGCCAGGCGCTACCGTTGCAGCGCGGCGGCCAGTTGCACGCAGCGTGCGGCTACCTGCCGCAGGACTGCAGCACGCGCAGCCGCCTCAGCGTGACCGAGGCAGTGTTGCTGGGGCAGCTCGGCGCATTGGGCTGGCGCGTCAGCGCCGAACAGCGCACGGCGGTGCAACAACAGTTGGCCGCACTGGGGCTGGGCGCACTGGCCGAACGCCGGCTGTGCGAGCTCAGCGGCGGCCAGCGCCAGATGGTGTTTCTGGCGCAGGTGCTACTGCGCCAGCCCGGCCTGTTGCTACTGGACGAGCCGATCAGCGCGCTGGACCTGCAACACCAGGTGCAGGTGATGCGCAGCGTGCGCGAGCAAACGCAGGCGCGCCAGCTCACCACTGTGGTGGTGCTGCACGACCTGAACGCCGCGCTGGCCTACGCCGACCGCGTGCTGTTGCTGCAGCACGGCCGGCTACTGGCCGCCGGCCCTGCCCGCGACATCCTTACCCCCGCCGTGCTGGCGCCCTTATTCGGCGTGGCCATCCACCAGGCGCATACCACCAGCGGCCACAGCGTGCTGTGCCCGCACAGCGGCTAG
- a CDS encoding iron ABC transporter permease: MSTLSLAQPAARRLAPALAMLLLMAGMLLLSLLLDVASGPSMLPLREVVAALSGSGAERGSDVIVWQIRLPVALMALLVGAALGLSGLVMQTVLHNPLASSYTLGVSAGAGFGAALVIVLGSALPLPETVAVPLAAFLFAGIACSAVLGIGRAKGGQADSYVLGGIALLFLFQALLSLLQYLASPEALQAIVFWLFGSLYKASWPKLGLVAAVLALCLPLLLRDAWRFTALGLSDERAQSLGVNVAALRWRALTIVSLLTGAAVAFVGTIGFVGLIAPHIARFLLGEDQRLLLPGAALCGALLLSLSSLLGKWLSPGALIPIGIVTAAVGVPFFLLLVMRSKPGAW; encoded by the coding sequence GTGAGCACACTGAGCCTGGCGCAACCCGCCGCTCGCCGGCTGGCGCCCGCGCTGGCCATGCTGTTGCTGATGGCCGGCATGTTGCTGTTGTCGCTGCTGCTGGACGTGGCCAGCGGCCCGTCGATGCTGCCGCTGCGCGAAGTGGTTGCCGCGCTGAGCGGTAGCGGCGCCGAGCGCGGCAGCGACGTGATCGTGTGGCAGATCCGCCTGCCGGTGGCGCTGATGGCGCTGCTGGTGGGCGCCGCGCTGGGCCTATCCGGCCTGGTGATGCAGACCGTGCTGCACAACCCGCTGGCCAGCAGCTACACGCTGGGCGTGTCGGCCGGCGCCGGCTTTGGCGCGGCGCTGGTGATCGTGCTGGGCAGCGCGCTGCCGCTGCCGGAAACCGTCGCCGTACCGCTGGCGGCCTTCCTGTTTGCCGGCATAGCCTGCAGCGCGGTGCTGGGCATAGGCCGCGCCAAAGGCGGCCAGGCCGACAGCTACGTGCTGGGCGGCATTGCGCTGCTGTTTTTGTTCCAGGCGCTGCTGTCGCTGCTGCAATACCTGGCCTCACCCGAGGCGCTGCAGGCCATCGTATTCTGGCTGTTCGGCAGCTTGTACAAAGCCAGCTGGCCCAAGCTGGGGCTGGTGGCCGCCGTGCTGGCGCTGTGCCTGCCGCTGCTGCTGCGCGACGCTTGGCGCTTTACCGCGCTGGGGCTGTCGGACGAGCGGGCGCAAAGCCTGGGTGTGAACGTGGCAGCACTGCGTTGGCGCGCGCTGACCATCGTGTCGCTGCTCACCGGCGCGGCGGTGGCCTTTGTCGGCACCATCGGCTTTGTCGGGCTGATCGCGCCGCACATCGCGCGCTTTTTGCTGGGCGAAGACCAGCGCCTGCTGCTGCCCGGCGCCGCGCTGTGCGGCGCGCTGCTGCTGTCGCTGTCGTCGCTGCTGGGCAAATGGCTGTCGCCGGGGGCATTGATTCCGATCGGCATCGTTACCGCCGCCGTCGGCGTGCCGTTTTTCCTGCTGCTGGTGATGCGCAGCAAACCGGGGGCGTGGTAA
- a CDS encoding ABC transporter substrate-binding protein, with translation MSAFSRPLLLATLCLLPATSLLAKPVKFTDVSGREVTVDAPAKRVVLGFHFEEFTAIAGAKAWQNVVGISKTGWAGWRAGNWARYVEVIPQLKDMPDVGFTDDNSFSAEKVIALKPDVLILPEWGYKALGPAVAQLSAAGIPIVVVDYNAQTLERHLASTRVLGKVMGADKRAEELASLYQKKYQDVMARVTRAKATAKPKVYVELGRDGADSIGNTYRDTMWGQMLDNLGADNIANGRITANWGPLNPEAVLAANPDHVIIAGSSWQNRPKAVKLGYASDDATARATLQPYTKRAGWDTLKAVQQQHVYTLDHGLARTLVDYTAMQFIAKQLYPAQFADVNPVAELRQFHERYLPVKYSGSWMVTLKP, from the coding sequence ATGTCTGCCTTTAGCCGCCCCCTGTTGCTGGCCACCCTGTGCCTGCTGCCCGCCACCTCCTTGCTGGCCAAACCGGTGAAGTTCACCGACGTCAGCGGCCGCGAAGTCACCGTGGATGCGCCGGCCAAGCGCGTGGTACTGGGCTTCCACTTTGAAGAATTCACCGCCATTGCCGGCGCCAAGGCGTGGCAGAACGTGGTGGGCATCAGCAAAACCGGCTGGGCCGGCTGGCGCGCCGGCAACTGGGCACGCTATGTAGAAGTGATTCCGCAGCTGAAAGACATGCCGGACGTGGGCTTTACCGACGACAACAGCTTCAGCGCCGAAAAAGTCATCGCGCTGAAACCCGACGTGCTGATCCTGCCGGAGTGGGGCTACAAGGCGCTGGGCCCGGCGGTGGCGCAGCTAAGCGCGGCCGGCATCCCCATCGTGGTGGTGGACTACAACGCGCAAACGCTGGAACGCCACCTGGCCAGCACCCGCGTACTGGGCAAGGTAATGGGCGCCGACAAGCGCGCCGAAGAACTGGCCAGCCTGTACCAGAAGAAATACCAGGACGTGATGGCCCGCGTCACCCGCGCCAAGGCCACCGCCAAGCCCAAAGTGTACGTAGAGCTGGGCCGCGACGGTGCCGATAGCATCGGCAATACCTACCGCGACACCATGTGGGGCCAGATGCTGGACAACCTGGGCGCCGACAATATCGCCAACGGCCGCATTACCGCCAACTGGGGCCCGCTGAACCCGGAAGCGGTGCTGGCGGCCAACCCTGATCACGTCATCATCGCAGGCTCGTCGTGGCAGAACCGCCCCAAGGCGGTAAAGCTGGGCTACGCCTCGGACGACGCCACCGCCCGCGCCACGCTGCAGCCCTACACCAAGCGCGCTGGCTGGGACACGCTGAAAGCCGTGCAGCAACAGCACGTGTACACGCTGGACCACGGCCTGGCGCGCACGCTGGTGGACTACACCGCCATGCAATTCATTGCCAAGCAGCTGTACCCGGCGCAGTTTGCCGACGTGAACCCGGTGGCCGAGCTGCGCCAGTTCCACGAACGCTACCTGCCGGTGAAGTACAGCGGTAGCTGGATGGTGACACTGAAACCGTGA